Proteins from a genomic interval of Rubinisphaera italica:
- a CDS encoding arylsulfatase: protein MLFSNLNDVDAQAKKPNILVIWGDDIGTWNISHNNRGMMGYQTPNIDRIAKEGIAFTDYYGQQSCTAGRAAFIGGNVPVRTGMTKVGMPGAKEGWQKTDVTMATVLKSQGYSTGQFGKNHQGDRDEHLPTMHGFDEFLGNLYHLNAEEEPENRDYPTDLKLPNGKTFSEQFGPRGVLHCIADGKGGQTIEDTGPLNKKRMETIDDETVAAAKDFITRKNSADEPFFCWWNGTRMHFRTHVKEELTGISGPTGNEYHDGMVEHDRHVGQLLDLIDKLGIADDTIVLYSTDNGPHYNTWPDAGTTPFRNEKNSNWEGAYRVPAFVRWPDHFQKDVTLNGIVSHEDWLPTFAAVAGAPDIKEKLKEGVELNGRKYRNYIDGHDMSAYLSGDAKESPRKGFLYVNDDGQIVAMRAGQWKAVFLENRGMAFEVWREPFTELRVPLLFNLRRDPFEKAQHNATTYNDWFLSRVFVIAPMQHIAADFLQSMQDYPPSQTPGSFNLEKVQKMIEDANSGR from the coding sequence CATCTGGGGAGATGATATTGGGACCTGGAATATTAGCCATAACAATCGTGGAATGATGGGGTATCAGACTCCAAACATCGATCGTATTGCCAAAGAGGGTATTGCCTTTACAGATTACTATGGACAGCAAAGTTGCACAGCAGGTCGAGCAGCTTTCATTGGGGGAAACGTCCCAGTCCGAACTGGAATGACAAAAGTTGGTATGCCCGGTGCAAAAGAAGGTTGGCAAAAAACGGATGTGACCATGGCGACTGTCCTGAAAAGTCAGGGGTATTCGACCGGTCAATTCGGAAAGAATCATCAGGGAGATCGTGACGAACATCTTCCCACGATGCATGGATTCGATGAGTTTCTTGGAAATCTTTATCATCTCAATGCTGAAGAGGAGCCCGAGAACCGGGATTATCCAACGGATTTGAAATTACCCAATGGGAAAACGTTTTCTGAGCAGTTTGGACCACGCGGTGTCTTGCACTGTATAGCCGATGGCAAAGGTGGTCAGACGATTGAAGACACCGGCCCATTAAACAAAAAACGAATGGAAACAATCGACGACGAAACGGTCGCGGCTGCCAAAGATTTCATTACCCGCAAGAACTCAGCCGATGAACCATTTTTCTGCTGGTGGAATGGGACCCGCATGCATTTCCGAACGCATGTAAAAGAGGAACTGACGGGCATCAGTGGTCCAACTGGAAATGAATATCACGACGGCATGGTCGAACACGATCGTCATGTCGGTCAATTGCTCGATTTGATCGATAAACTCGGCATCGCAGACGATACCATCGTTTTATATTCAACGGACAATGGTCCCCATTACAACACCTGGCCTGATGCTGGGACAACCCCCTTCCGCAACGAGAAAAACTCAAACTGGGAAGGAGCCTATCGTGTACCGGCTTTTGTGCGATGGCCTGATCATTTCCAGAAAGATGTGACCTTGAATGGGATCGTCTCTCATGAAGACTGGTTGCCAACGTTTGCGGCCGTTGCAGGCGCTCCAGATATCAAAGAAAAACTTAAAGAGGGTGTCGAACTCAATGGCCGAAAATATCGTAACTATATCGATGGTCATGACATGTCCGCTTATCTCTCGGGTGATGCTAAAGAATCGCCACGTAAAGGATTTCTTTATGTGAATGACGATGGGCAAATTGTCGCGATGCGTGCAGGTCAGTGGAAAGCCGTCTTTCTGGAAAACCGAGGGATGGCTTTTGAAGTATGGCGTGAACCGTTTACCGAACTGCGAGTTCCGCTGTTATTCAACTTGCGTCGGGATCCTTTCGAAAAAGCTCAACATAATGCCACGACTTACAACGACTGGTTCCTGAGCCGTGTCTTTGTAATTGCCCCGATGCAGCACATTGCCGCCGATTTTCTGCAGTCGATGCAGGATTATCCCCCCAGCCAGACGCCGGGCTCGTTTAATCTTGAAAAAGTACAAAAGATGATTGAAGATGCAAACAGCGGCCGGTAA
- a CDS encoding serine hydrolase domain-containing protein, which translates to MNNALVTLSTCLFLMTSASLQAQSQPLPLSTPEAQGVSSEQIRNFVIAADEQIHSMHSFMLVRHGKVIAECWWSPEAAEKPHILWSLSKSFTSTAVGLAIEEGKLNLDDKVLSFFPEDAPENPSENLKAMRIRDLLTMSTGHDAEPWAKGEEIWTKRFLSQPVPNEPGSKFLYNTPATYMQSAIVQKVTGKTVLDYLTPRLFEPLGIETPTWETSPQGISLGGYGLYLKTEDIAKFGQLYLRNGEWNGVQLVPAKWIETATSKQIENASAPSGKNKSDWQQGYGFQFWRCRHNAYRGDGKDGQFCIILPDQDAVIAITAKTGNMQVQLDLVWEHLLPAFHEDALAENAEGLEELREALANLKLE; encoded by the coding sequence ATGAATAACGCTCTTGTGACATTATCGACCTGTCTGTTTCTAATGACGTCAGCATCGCTACAAGCTCAAAGTCAGCCATTACCACTCAGTACTCCGGAAGCTCAGGGAGTTTCGTCAGAGCAAATCAGGAATTTTGTCATCGCAGCTGATGAGCAGATTCATTCGATGCATAGCTTTATGCTCGTACGTCACGGAAAAGTCATCGCCGAATGCTGGTGGAGTCCTGAAGCAGCCGAAAAGCCGCATATCCTCTGGTCACTCAGTAAGAGTTTCACCTCAACAGCTGTCGGACTGGCGATCGAAGAAGGGAAATTGAACCTCGACGACAAAGTCCTCAGCTTTTTTCCCGAAGATGCTCCTGAGAATCCTTCAGAAAACTTGAAGGCGATGCGGATCAGAGATTTACTAACCATGTCAACCGGACACGATGCCGAGCCATGGGCAAAAGGAGAGGAAATCTGGACGAAGCGTTTTCTCTCGCAACCCGTGCCGAACGAACCTGGCTCAAAATTTCTTTACAACACACCAGCGACCTACATGCAATCAGCGATTGTTCAGAAAGTCACCGGAAAAACCGTTCTGGACTATCTGACTCCTCGATTATTCGAACCACTCGGCATAGAAACTCCAACATGGGAAACCAGTCCACAGGGAATCTCACTGGGTGGATATGGTCTGTACTTGAAAACAGAAGATATCGCCAAGTTCGGCCAACTGTATCTGCGGAATGGGGAATGGAACGGCGTGCAACTCGTTCCCGCCAAATGGATTGAAACCGCAACCAGTAAGCAGATCGAGAATGCCTCTGCTCCCAGCGGCAAAAACAAATCCGACTGGCAGCAAGGCTACGGCTTCCAGTTCTGGCGTTGCCGTCATAACGCGTACAGAGGCGACGGCAAAGATGGACAGTTCTGTATTATTCTTCCTGATCAGGATGCCGTCATCGCAATCACTGCAAAAACGGGAAACATGCAAGTCCAGCTCGATCTCGTCTGGGAACATTTGCTCCCGGCTTTTCATGAAGATGCACTTGCAGAAAATGCCGAAGGACTTGAGGAACTTAGAGAAGCGTTGGCAAATCTAAAACTTGAGTAA
- a CDS encoding PVC-type heme-binding CxxCH protein: protein MRNIIAFSFLLVVFSSSGFSEERSLNLLFLGDQGHHNPQQRFYDLAPHLAVKGIKLEYTENIEALNNETLEEYDGLVLYANIDSISKEQADALLKYVTDGHGFIPLHCATFCFRNDPRMVALMGAQFMQHGTGIFKTVRDNVEHPVLDGFKSFTSWDETYLHHLHNTKNRTVLEFREGVPQEAGNTQEPWTWVRTQEKGRVFYTAWGHDERTWTHPGFLNLVERGIRWACGDDPAKAGPYAPPSSRDDFVVPEMTTITADAPKFEYVDVGPKIPDYKAGRGETRNLMQQHLESQDSIKHLVTPKGMHAELFVDESSLQGKPIAMNWDEQGRLWICETVDYPHDLTPENRGRDHIRICEDTDGDGLADKFTLFAEGLNIPTAITFHRGGAVVQNGAETIYLKDTNGDDRADEKTVLMSNWNMNDTHGGVSNFRRGLDNWIWAMQGYNSSSPIINGVLQQNFRMGFFRFRLSQKDPPVVEALEFIRSTNNNTWGLGITEEGLIFGSTANRNPSVFMPIPNRYYERISGWAPETLAMISDTHLFHPITENVRQVDHHGGYTAAAGHAIYTARNYPQHWWNRTAFVCGPTGHLVGTFVLKPEGAGFTSKNPFNLLASDNEWTAPIMAEVGPDGNVWVIDWYNYIVQHNPTPLGFETGPGHAYLTDLRDKRFGRVYRIVPDQHATTGKYSPDSLAEMTNVELVNALGNSTMQVRLTAQRVLIERNAVEVIPQLIKLIENHQVDEIGLNVAAIHALQTLAGLGQILDEKSQVQKIIFAALSHPSTGVRINALRLLSDSPDSVEAIQSAGCLQDTEPQVVLAALLAISDMPNQQVGNNLARLATQSSLFRDKWLTDAFTSAAGVHSQSFLPEFLAASSNLPMNDQQLKVIQIVAEHTARNRPDAAEIAIIIEDAVGASSEAANSLIEGMLAGWPRAYKVQLSETASQNLLMLLDQMPNDQKLPVIRLAKLWGSEAFKSRVSELTATLLKQIVNPEANDATRIETAVNVISFAPDNQEVVESIAELMTPNVSQKLAKGLITALGRSEANNCGETLIELLSSVTPSLRNNIVQTLLGRPATTQLLLTTIEKGDLLVADLSILQRQALTEHPNPEIRKRANDVFAAHGETIDPNRDALIAAKLPLIEQQGNLDHGKVIFTKNCAICHKYQTEGKDVGPNLTGMVVHPKAELLTHILDPNRSVEANYRMYTVLTVDGIVVNGLLAAESRTTIEVVDVEGKRHTILRDEIEDLRASRKSLMPEGLEKSINDQGLIDLLEYMTAAGQYVPLPIDRVATTISTQGMFYNRDNLGEAIDFKDWSPKEFKGIPFLLTDPNNNSRNNVIMLNGSIGPFTPKLPKSVSLPCNTPANAIHFLGGVGGWSAREPGNQGLSVIVRLHYADGETEDHQLINGQHFADYNGPFEVPQSQLAFRLGGSQVRYLSVQPKRKDMIKSIELIKGTDHTAPLFFAVTVEPVKSR from the coding sequence ATGCGTAATATCATAGCTTTCAGTTTCCTGCTCGTCGTTTTCTCGTCGAGTGGATTTTCTGAAGAGCGTTCTCTAAATCTTTTGTTTCTGGGAGACCAGGGACATCACAATCCTCAACAGAGATTTTATGACCTGGCTCCGCATCTGGCTGTCAAAGGCATCAAACTTGAATACACCGAGAATATTGAGGCTCTCAATAATGAGACTCTTGAGGAGTATGACGGCCTGGTGCTGTATGCGAATATCGATTCGATCAGCAAGGAACAGGCAGATGCCCTGTTAAAATATGTTACCGATGGGCATGGATTCATTCCTCTGCACTGTGCCACGTTTTGTTTTCGAAACGATCCTCGCATGGTCGCATTGATGGGAGCCCAGTTCATGCAGCATGGAACAGGAATATTTAAGACAGTTCGAGACAATGTTGAACATCCTGTTCTAGATGGTTTTAAGAGTTTTACGAGTTGGGATGAAACCTATCTGCATCATCTCCACAATACAAAGAATCGAACGGTCCTCGAATTTCGAGAAGGAGTTCCACAGGAGGCTGGAAATACCCAGGAACCCTGGACCTGGGTAAGAACACAGGAGAAAGGTCGTGTGTTTTATACGGCCTGGGGACACGATGAACGAACCTGGACACATCCCGGTTTTCTGAATCTGGTGGAACGCGGTATTCGCTGGGCTTGTGGAGATGATCCCGCAAAAGCAGGTCCGTATGCACCTCCGTCATCACGTGATGATTTTGTCGTTCCTGAAATGACGACAATCACTGCTGATGCTCCGAAGTTTGAATATGTCGATGTCGGCCCCAAGATTCCCGATTATAAAGCTGGCCGTGGTGAAACGCGAAATCTGATGCAACAGCATCTCGAATCACAGGACTCGATCAAACACCTGGTGACTCCCAAAGGAATGCATGCCGAATTATTCGTGGACGAATCGAGCCTGCAGGGTAAGCCGATTGCGATGAACTGGGACGAGCAGGGGCGACTGTGGATTTGTGAAACTGTCGATTATCCACACGATTTGACACCAGAAAATCGCGGTCGTGATCACATCCGAATTTGTGAAGATACCGATGGAGATGGTCTGGCAGACAAATTCACATTGTTTGCAGAAGGACTGAATATCCCAACAGCCATCACATTTCACCGAGGGGGAGCAGTCGTTCAGAATGGTGCTGAGACTATTTATCTCAAAGATACCAATGGCGATGACAGAGCCGACGAGAAAACGGTTTTGATGTCCAATTGGAATATGAATGATACACATGGCGGTGTCAGCAATTTTCGCCGCGGGCTCGATAACTGGATTTGGGCGATGCAGGGCTACAACTCCTCGTCACCGATAATTAATGGTGTGTTACAACAGAATTTCCGTATGGGATTCTTTCGCTTTCGACTTTCTCAAAAGGATCCTCCTGTCGTAGAGGCACTTGAATTCATTCGTTCAACCAATAACAACACATGGGGCTTAGGGATTACGGAAGAGGGATTGATCTTCGGCTCAACGGCCAATCGGAATCCGTCTGTCTTCATGCCAATTCCGAATCGGTATTATGAACGGATCAGCGGTTGGGCTCCGGAAACGCTCGCGATGATCTCCGACACGCATCTTTTCCATCCGATCACCGAAAACGTGCGACAGGTCGATCATCATGGTGGATACACAGCAGCGGCTGGCCATGCGATTTATACCGCGCGTAACTATCCTCAACACTGGTGGAATCGAACCGCTTTTGTATGTGGACCGACTGGGCATCTCGTTGGGACGTTCGTGCTCAAACCGGAGGGAGCCGGATTCACATCTAAGAATCCATTCAATCTTCTAGCCAGCGATAATGAATGGACCGCCCCCATCATGGCAGAGGTGGGACCAGATGGGAATGTCTGGGTGATTGACTGGTACAACTATATTGTGCAACACAACCCGACTCCGCTTGGATTTGAAACTGGGCCTGGACATGCCTATTTAACCGACTTAAGAGACAAACGCTTTGGGCGAGTTTATCGAATTGTTCCGGATCAACATGCAACAACTGGGAAATACTCGCCAGACAGTCTTGCAGAGATGACGAATGTCGAACTGGTCAATGCACTCGGCAATTCCACGATGCAAGTCCGACTGACTGCTCAACGAGTGTTGATCGAACGAAATGCAGTCGAAGTTATTCCGCAGCTTATTAAGTTGATTGAGAATCATCAAGTTGATGAAATTGGCTTGAATGTTGCAGCAATTCACGCCCTGCAAACATTAGCCGGATTAGGGCAAATCCTTGATGAGAAATCTCAAGTCCAAAAAATAATATTTGCTGCCCTTTCACATCCTTCTACTGGTGTCCGCATCAACGCTTTACGTTTGCTGTCAGATTCACCAGATTCCGTCGAGGCCATTCAAAGTGCAGGCTGTTTACAGGACACCGAACCGCAGGTTGTACTGGCTGCTTTACTGGCGATATCGGATATGCCCAATCAACAGGTCGGCAACAATCTTGCAAGGCTGGCAACACAGTCCTCGTTGTTCCGTGATAAATGGTTAACAGATGCATTCACCAGTGCAGCAGGTGTGCATAGTCAATCATTTCTACCTGAGTTTCTTGCGGCTTCTTCAAATCTTCCAATGAATGATCAGCAGTTGAAAGTGATTCAAATCGTTGCCGAACATACCGCCAGAAATCGGCCAGATGCAGCAGAGATTGCCATAATTATTGAGGATGCAGTTGGCGCCTCTTCGGAGGCGGCGAACAGTCTGATTGAAGGTATGCTGGCAGGCTGGCCACGTGCTTACAAAGTTCAACTTTCAGAAACTGCTTCACAGAACTTGCTGATGTTGTTGGATCAGATGCCGAACGATCAGAAATTACCAGTGATCCGACTGGCGAAACTTTGGGGGAGTGAAGCTTTTAAAAGTCGCGTTTCGGAATTGACTGCGACATTACTCAAACAGATCGTAAACCCTGAGGCGAATGATGCTACGAGAATTGAAACTGCAGTCAATGTCATTAGTTTCGCACCTGACAATCAAGAGGTTGTAGAATCCATTGCGGAATTGATGACTCCAAATGTCTCTCAGAAACTTGCCAAAGGTTTGATTACGGCTCTTGGTCGTAGCGAAGCGAATAACTGCGGTGAAACCTTAATCGAATTATTATCTTCAGTAACGCCATCATTGAGGAACAATATCGTTCAGACTCTACTTGGAAGGCCTGCCACCACTCAACTCTTGTTGACCACTATTGAAAAAGGAGACTTGCTGGTAGCCGACTTGTCGATCCTTCAACGACAGGCCTTGACTGAGCACCCGAATCCTGAAATCCGTAAGCGAGCCAATGATGTCTTCGCTGCCCATGGTGAGACGATCGATCCCAACCGAGACGCTTTGATTGCCGCGAAACTACCTTTGATTGAACAACAGGGCAATCTCGATCATGGAAAAGTCATCTTCACAAAAAACTGTGCGATCTGTCATAAATATCAGACGGAAGGGAAGGATGTTGGCCCGAATCTGACGGGGATGGTGGTGCATCCCAAAGCAGAACTGCTGACTCATATCCTCGATCCGAATCGAAGTGTTGAAGCAAACTACCGTATGTATACCGTTCTTACCGTTGATGGCATTGTCGTGAATGGACTACTTGCGGCTGAGTCGCGAACAACGATTGAAGTCGTCGATGTCGAAGGCAAACGACATACGATTTTGCGTGATGAAATTGAAGATCTGCGCGCTTCTCGGAAATCGTTGATGCCGGAAGGTCTGGAAAAGAGTATCAATGACCAAGGTTTGATCGACCTCCTCGAATATATGACAGCTGCCGGCCAATATGTTCCTTTGCCCATTGATCGCGTAGCCACAACCATCAGTACACAAGGCATGTTTTACAACCGCGATAACCTCGGAGAAGCAATTGACTTTAAAGACTGGTCTCCTAAGGAGTTCAAGGGGATACCATTTCTACTCACTGATCCAAATAATAACAGCCGCAACAATGTCATCATGCTCAACGGAAGCATCGGACCTTTTACGCCAAAGTTACCAAAGTCGGTTAGTCTTCCCTGCAATACACCTGCAAATGCCATTCATTTTCTAGGCGGAGTGGGAGGATGGTCTGCTCGAGAACCCGGCAATCAA
- a CDS encoding HAD family hydrolase, with protein MKTIFAAMKTIFAAIVLYTSSNCIASDPLPSWNDGTARDAIIDFVECSTKDGCINYIDPQDRIAVFDNDGTLWSEQPVYFQLMFAIDRVKEMAKEHPEWKSEQPFQAVLENDMEELKTSGKEGLMKIMAVTHAGMSTDEFAEIVHNWITTAKHPQKNMLYKDMVYQPMLELLDYLREHEFKTYIFSGGGIEFMRVFAEEVYGIPPEQVIGSSIVTKYELQDGVPVLIRQPKIDFIDDKEGKPISINKFLGKRPVAAFGNSDGDLQMLQWTTVGKGSRFGLIVHHTDGDREWAYDRESAIGRLDKAFTEAKAKGWTIVDMKQDWKTIYPEK; from the coding sequence ATGAAAACAATCTTTGCCGCGATGAAAACAATCTTTGCCGCGATCGTTCTTTATACCTCTTCTAATTGTATTGCTTCTGATCCTCTCCCCTCATGGAACGATGGGACGGCTAGAGATGCGATCATTGATTTCGTCGAATGTTCCACCAAGGATGGCTGCATCAATTACATTGACCCCCAGGATCGAATTGCAGTTTTCGATAACGACGGGACACTCTGGTCAGAGCAGCCTGTCTATTTCCAGTTGATGTTTGCCATTGATCGTGTCAAAGAAATGGCGAAGGAGCACCCGGAATGGAAATCGGAGCAACCCTTCCAAGCGGTTCTTGAAAATGACATGGAAGAATTGAAGACATCTGGAAAAGAAGGGCTGATGAAGATCATGGCAGTCACTCACGCCGGGATGTCCACTGATGAATTTGCAGAGATTGTTCACAACTGGATTACGACTGCTAAGCATCCTCAGAAAAATATGCTTTACAAGGATATGGTCTACCAGCCCATGCTGGAACTTCTGGACTATCTTCGAGAGCACGAATTCAAGACCTATATCTTCTCAGGCGGGGGGATTGAATTCATGCGGGTGTTTGCAGAAGAGGTTTATGGCATTCCGCCAGAACAGGTCATTGGTAGTAGTATTGTCACCAAATATGAATTACAGGATGGAGTTCCCGTGTTAATTCGTCAGCCTAAAATCGACTTCATTGACGATAAAGAAGGCAAGCCGATCTCGATCAATAAATTCCTGGGCAAACGCCCCGTTGCCGCCTTCGGAAACAGCGATGGCGATCTGCAAATGCTGCAATGGACGACAGTCGGCAAAGGTTCGCGTTTCGGTTTGATTGTCCACCATACAGACGGCGACCGCGAATGGGCCTATGACCGTGAATCCGCAATCGGACGTCTCGATAAAGCCTTTACCGAAGCAAAAGCAAAGGGCTGGACCATCGTTGATATGAAGCAGGACTGGAAGACGATTTATCCGGAAAAATAG